The segment TACCGGGCGGGCTGTCTTGGGACGAACTGTCGGCGGCGCTCCGCATCATCCTGGCGAGCGGCAAGGCGGTCGGGATCGAGGTCACCATCTACAATCCGCGCCTCGACGAGGACGGCAGCGCCGGCCGTGGCCTTGCTGATGTGGTGGCCGCAGCGCTCGGCACAGCCGCGCCCGCTTAAGCTCAGCACCGATCGGCAATCGGGTGGCGTTGAAGCGCCACATGCCAACCCCCAGCCTTGATGATGGCAAGCAACCAGGCGACGGTTTCGAGCCGGAGCATTGAGGCTCTCCACCTGAGGCCACCGATCCTGGCAGGGCAAACCTGTTAATAGTGCTAGCTGTAAATGCGCCGGGCGACTTAGTACCGTCGGCCGCAAACAAGGCCTGGGAGGGTCCGTCACTCGGTTCCTGCCGCGCCATGACGCGGAGCTTGGAACTGTGACGGCACATGCGACCACCCAAGGATTCAGCGACTACAGAGGCTACCGCACCTGGTACCGCGTGGTCGGAGATCTCACCTCGGGCAAGCTGCCTTTGGTCGTCGCTCACGGCGGGCCGGGCTGCACCCATGACTATGTCGATTCGTTCAAGGAGCTTGCCGATACCGGGCGGGCCGTCATCCACTACGATCAGATCGGCAACGGCAAATCGACCCATCTGCCCGACAAGGGCGGCGACTTCTGGACCGTGGATTTCTTTTTGGGCGAACTCGATGCGCTGCTCGCTCACATTGGCATTACCGAGCGCTACGCCCTGCTCGGCCAGTCCTGGGGCGGCATACTTTCGGCCGAACATGCAGTGCGACGCCCTGCCGGGCTCAAGGCATTGATCCTGGCCAATTCGCTGGCCTCGATGGCGCTATGGGTGGAAGGCGCGCTGCAATTGCGCGCCGGGCTGCCGGCCGACGTGCAAAACGCGCTTGACCGGCACGAGGCAGCCGGGACCACCGATCACCCGGATTATGTTGCGGCAACCAAGGCGTTCTATGACCGCCACGTCTGCCGTGTCCTTCCGACGCCGCCGGAAGTGGCCCGGACATTCGCGGCAATCGACGCGGATCCGACAGTGTATCGTACCATGAACGGACCCAATGAATTTCACGTCATCGGCACCTTGCGGAACTGGACCATCGTCGAGCGCCTGCATCTGATTGAGGCGCCGACCCTGGCGTTCCGCGGATTTTACGACGAAGCGACCGAAGCCTGCGTCCAGCCCTTTCTCGATCGCATCCCGGACGTGGAAGGCCTTGTCTTCCCGAATTCCAGCCACATGCCGCATGTCGAGGAGAAGGACGATTGCCTCGCCGCTGTCGGACGCTTTGTCGCCAAATACGATTGAGGCCTGCCCGCAACAGGCTATCCTTGCGCAAGCTTGTCGGTGCGGGGCTTGGCCATTGTTGATCCGTTCCGTCGCTCCTTGAGCGCCTGGGCCAGAAAATCCTTGACCACATCGAGAACCGCGTCGCGTTCGTGGGATATGCCTGGCAGCAAATC is part of the Mesorhizobium sp. L-2-11 genome and harbors:
- a CDS encoding proline iminopeptidase-family hydrolase codes for the protein MTAHATTQGFSDYRGYRTWYRVVGDLTSGKLPLVVAHGGPGCTHDYVDSFKELADTGRAVIHYDQIGNGKSTHLPDKGGDFWTVDFFLGELDALLAHIGITERYALLGQSWGGILSAEHAVRRPAGLKALILANSLASMALWVEGALQLRAGLPADVQNALDRHEAAGTTDHPDYVAATKAFYDRHVCRVLPTPPEVARTFAAIDADPTVYRTMNGPNEFHVIGTLRNWTIVERLHLIEAPTLAFRGFYDEATEACVQPFLDRIPDVEGLVFPNSSHMPHVEEKDDCLAAVGRFVAKYD